The following are encoded in a window of Vidua macroura isolate BioBank_ID:100142 chromosome 26, ASM2450914v1, whole genome shotgun sequence genomic DNA:
- the GDF1 gene encoding embryonic growth/differentiation factor 1 isoform X2 — MSPATSSVSSPTKVQPRRVWACAGLELGSAPSFPESRGRSRIPGEIPAGWSPSGCCRFLPEGQPQGWLCLRKLLFFNLSALEEGERLTMAQLELQFHHNSYHSPSPGQVLELRLYPASPRGLPRPGRRPLVERSFVQLRKSLLFNLSAALKDGKVPGRNLALVLEISASGRAGDSGTLRSLCASTDAFAATSLLVVTLGQQCQAARSRRSAPTPAVTPSPLCKPRRLYISFSDVGWENWIIAPQGYLANYCRGDCPFPLAAELNSTNHAVLQTMVHSLDPQGTPQPCCVPVRLSPISILYYDNSDNVVLRHYEDMVVDECGCR, encoded by the exons ATGTCCCCGGCAACATCGTCCGTGTCTTCGCCGACCAAGGTACAGCCACGCCGCGTTTGGGCTTGCGCTGGGCTCGAGCTTGGCTCcgctccttccttccctgagTCCCGAGGCCGGAGCCGGATTCCAGGAGAAATCCCTGCTGGCTGGAGTCCCTCCGGCTGCT GCCGCTTCCTCCCcgaggggcagccccaggggtgGCTGTGTCTGCGCAAGCTCCTGTTCTTCAACCTCTCCGCGCTCGAGGAGGGCGAGCGCTTGACCATGGCCCAGCTGGAGCTCCAGTTCCACCACAACTCCTACCActcccccagcccggggcaggTTCTGGAGCTCCGGCTGTACCCGGCGTCCCCCCGGGGGCTGCCGCGGCCCGGCCGGAGGCCGCTGGTGGAGCGGTCATTTGTCCAGCTGCGCAAATCCCTCCTGTTCAACCTGAGCGCGGCGCTGAAGGACGGCAAGGTGCCGGGCAGGAATTTGGCCTTGGTGCTGGAGATATCGGCCAGCGGGCGCGCCGGGGACAGCGGGACCCTGCGGAGCCTCTGCGCCAGCACCGACGCCTTCGCGGCCACCTCGCTGCTGGTGGTGACGCtgggccagcagtgccaggctgcccGCAGCAGGAGGAGCGCCCCGACCCCCGCGGTGACCCCCAGCCCCCTGTGCAAGCCCCGCCGGCTCTACATCAGCTTCAGCGACGTGGGCTGGGAGAACTGGATCATCGCCCCCCAGGGCTACCTGGCCAACTACTGCCGCGGGGACTGTCCCTTCCCGCTGGCGGCCGAGCTCAACAGCACCAACCACGCCGTGCTGCAGACCATGGTGCACTCGCTGGACCCGCAGGgcaccccccagccctgctgcgtCCCCGTCAGGCTCTCCCCCATCTCCATCCTCTACTACGACAACAGCGACAACGTGGTGCTGCGGCACTACGAGGACATGGTGGTGGACGAGTGCGGCTGCAGGTAG
- the UPF1 gene encoding regulator of nonsense transcripts 1 isoform X1, with amino-acid sequence MSVEAYGPSSQTLTFLDTEEAELLGADTQGSEFEFTDFTLPSQTQTPPGPGQAGPAQGQGPPGAGQGAPGPLEAQVNGPDGILQNGAVDENVAKTSQLLAELNFEEDEEDTYYTKDLPVHACSYCGIHDPACVVYCNTSKKWFCNGRGNTSGSHIVNHLVRAKCKEVTLHKDGPLGETVLECYNCGCRNVFLLGFIPAKADSVVVLLCRQPCASQSSLKDINWDSSQWQPLIQDRCFLSWLVKIPSEQEQLRARQITAQQINKLEELWKENPSATLEDLEKPGVDEEPQHVLLRYEDAYQYQNIFGPLVKLEADYDKKLKESQTQDNITVRWDLGLNKKRIAYFTLPKTDSDMRLMQGDEICLRYKGDLAPLWKGIGHVIKVPDSSTDYGDEIAIELRSSVGAPVEVTHNFQVDFVWKSTSFDRMQSALKTFAVDETSVSGYIYHKLLGHEVEDVIIKCQLPKRFTAQGLPDLNHSQVYAVKTVLQRPLSLIQGPPGTGKTVTSATIVYHLARQGNGPVLVCAPSNIAVDQLTEKIHQTGLKVVRLCAKSREAIDSPVSFLALHNQIRNMDSMPELQKLQQLKDETGELSSADEKRYRALKRTAERELLMNADVICCTCVGAGDPRLAKMQFRSILIDESTQATEPECMVPVVLGAKQLILVGDHCQLGPVVMCKKAAKAGLSQSLFERLVVLGIRPIRLQVQYRMHPALSAFPSNIFYEGSLQNGVTAADRVKKGFDFQWPQPDKPMFFYVTQGQEEIASSGTSYLNRTEAANVEKITTKLLKAGAKPDQIGIITPYEGQRSYLVQYMQFSGSLHTKLYQEVEIASVDAFQGREKDFIILSCVRANEHQGIGFLNDPRRLNVALTRARYGVIIVGNPKALSKQPLWNHLLNYYKEQKVLVEGPLNNLRESLMQFSKPRKLVNTINPGARFMTTAMYDAREAIIPGSVYDRSSQGRPSNMYFQTHDQIGMISAGPSHVTAMNIPIPFNLVMPPMPPPGYFGQANGPAAGRGAPKGKTGRGGRQKNRFGIPGTSQSNLPNSQASQDVVSQPFSQGPLTQGYISMSQPSQMSQPGLSQPELSQDSYLGDEFKSQIDVALSQDSTYQGERAYQHGGVTGLSQY; translated from the exons atgagCGTGGAGGCGTACGGCCCCAGCTCGCAGACCCTCACCTTCCTGGACACCGAGGAGGCCGAGCTGCTCGGCGCCGACACGCAAGGCTCCGAGTTCGAGTTCACCGACTTCACCCTCCCCAGCCAGACGCAAAccccgcccgggcccggccAGGCGGGGCCGGCGCAGGGCCAGGGGCCCCCCGGCGCGGGGCAGGGAGCTCCGGGCCCGCTGGAAGCGCAG GTGAACGGTCCCGATGGGATCCTGCAGAATGGAGCCGTGGATGAGAACGTGGCCAAGAccagccagctcctggcagagctcaacttcgaggaggatgaggaggacaCTTACTACACCAAGGATCTCCCTGTGCACGCCTGCAG TTACTGTGGCATCCACGACCCTGCCTGTGTGGTTTACTGCAACACCAGCAAGAAATGGTTCTGCAACGGGCGTGGAAACACCTCTGGCAG CCACATCGTGAACCACCTGGTGAGAGCCAAGTGCAAGGAGGTGACTCTGCACAAGGATGGGCCTCTGGGAGAGACCGTGCTGGAGTGCTACAACTGCGGCTGCCGCAACGTCTTCCTGCTGGGCTTCATCCCAGCCAAGGCTGACTCCGTGGTGGTTCTGCTGTGCAG GCAGCCTTgtgccagccagagcagcttgAAGGACATCAACTGGGACAGTTCCCAGTGGCAGCCCCTGATCCAGGACCGCTGCTTCCTCTCCTGGCTGGTGAAGATCCCCtcggagcaggagcagctccggGCCCGGCAGATCACAGCCCAGCAGATCAACaagctggaggagctctggAAG GAAAATCCATCTGCAACCCTCGAGGACTTGGAAAAACCTGGTGTTGATGAGGAACCCCAGCATGTCCTGCTTAGATATGAAGATGCTTATCAATACCAAAATATATTTGGTCCTCTGGTCAAGCTTGAGGCAGATTATGACAAGAAACTCAAGGAATCTCAG ACCCAAGATAACATCACAGTCAGGTGGGACCTGGGCTTGAACAAGAAGAGAATTGCTTATTTCACTTTGCCAAAGACTGATTCAG ACATGCGCCTCATGCAAGGAGATGAGATCTGCCTGAGGTACAAGGGAGACCTGGCCCCCCTCTGGAAAGGAATTGGGCACGTGATCAAAGTTCCTGATA GTTCTACAGATTATGGTGATGAGATAGCCATCGAGCTGAGGAGCAGCGTGGGGGCTCCCGTGGAGGTCACTCACAACTTCCAGGTGGATTTTGTGTGGAAATCCACTTCCTTTGACAG gATGCAGAGTGCTCTGAAAACGTTTGCAGTGGACGAGACCTCGGTGTCTGGGTACATTTACCACAAACTGCTGGGCCACGAGGTGGAAGATGTCATCATCAAATGCCAGCTGCCAAAACGCTTCACAGCCCAGGGACTCCCTGATCTCAACCACTCTCAG gtttatGCTGTCAAGACCGTCCTTCAGCGTCCTCTGAGCCTTATCCAGGGTccccctggcactgggaaaaCAGTGACATCAGCCACCATCGTGTATCACCTGGCCAGGCAGGGCAATGG GCCTGTGCTGGTGTGTGCCCCCAGCAACATCGCTGTGGATCAGCTGACAGAGAAGATCCACCAGACTGGCCTCAAGGTGGTTCGTCTGTGTGCCAAGAGCCGCGAGGCCATCGACTCCCCCGTGTccttcctggccctgcacaacCAGATCAGGAACATGGACAG catgCCAGagcttcagaagctgcagcagctcaaggATGAGACTGGAGAACTTTCCTCTGCTGATGAGAAGCGTTACCGGGCGCTGAAGCGCACGGCAGAGCGGGAGCTGCTGATG AACGCCGATGTGATCTGCTGCACCTGTGTGGGAGCTGGAGATCCCAGGCTGGCCAAGATGCAGTTCCGCTCCATCCTCATCGACGAGAGCACGCAGGCCACCGAGCCGGAGTGCATGGTGCCCGTGGTCCTGGGGGCAAAGCAG CTGATCCTGGTGGGTGACCACTGCCAGCTGGGGCCTGTGGTGATGTGCAAGAAGGCAGCCAAGGCTGGGCTGTCGCAGTCGCTGTTTGAGaggctggtggtgctgggcaTCCGGCCCATCCGGCTGCAGGTGCAGTACCGCATGCACCCCGCGCTCAGCGCCTTCCCCTCCAACATCTTCTACGAGGGGTCCCTCCAGAACGGGGTCACTGCAG CTGACAGGGTGAAGAAAGGCTTTGATTTCCAGTGGCCCCAGCCTGACAAACCCATGTTCTTCTACGTgacccagggacaggaggagattGCCAGCTCAGGCACCTCTTACCTGAACAG GACGGAGGCTGCCAACGTGGAGAAGATCACCACGAAGCTGCTCAAGGCTGGGGCCAAGCCTGACCAGATTGGCATCATCACCCCCTACGAGGGGCAGCGCTCCTACCTGGTGCAGTACATGCAGTTCAGTGGCTCCCTGCACACCAAGCTCTACCAG GAAGTGGAAATTGCAAGTGTGGACGCcttccagggcagggagaaggatTTCATCATCCTGTCCTGTGTGAGGGCCAACGAACACCAGGGCATTGGCTTCCTCAACGACCCCAGGAGGCTCAACGTGGCCCTGACAAGAGCCAG GTATGGGGTGATCATTGTGGGGAACCccaaagccctgtccaagcaGCCCCTCTGGAATCACCTCCTGAATTACTACAAGGAGCAGAAGGTGCTGGTGGAGGGGCCCCTGAACAACCTGCGGGAGAGCCTCATGCAGTTCAGCAAACCCCGCAAGCTCGTCAACACCATCAACCCC GGTGCCCGTTTCATGACCACTGCCATGTATGATGCACGAGAGGCCATCATCCCTGGCTCTGTCTACGACCGCAGCAGCCAAG ggcGTCCATCCAACATGTACTTCCAAACCCACGACCAGATTGGGATGATCAGTGCTGGCCCCAGCCACGTCACTGCCATGAACATTCCCATCCCCTTCAACCTCGTGATGCCCCCGATGCCGCCCCCGGGATACTTCGGCCAGGCCAACGGCCCCGCTGCAG GCCGTGGCGCTCCCAAAGGGAAGACCGGCCGTGGCGGGCGGCAGAAAAACCGATTTGGGATTCCTGGCACGAGCCAGTCCAACCTCCCCAACAGCCAGGCCAGCCAGGACGTGGTGTCCCAGCCCTTCTCCCAGGGCCCCCTGACCCAGGGCTACATCTCCATGAGCCAGCCCTCACAGATGAGTCAGCCTGGGCTCTCCCAGCCGGAATTATCCCAG GACAGTTACCTTGGTGATGAGTTTAAATCCCAGATTGACGTGGCGCTGTCACAGGACTCAACTTACCAGGGGGAACGAGCATATCAACATGGTGGAGTGACGGGACTGTCACAGTATTAG
- the GDF1 gene encoding embryonic growth/differentiation factor 1 isoform X1, which yields MWLLRSLAWALLSPVLATELSPQESSLLKSLGLSAKPSPKSPGPVPPVLWRIFQKRKTLPWPDGELESCRVEEFNVPGNIVRVFADQGRFLPEGQPQGWLCLRKLLFFNLSALEEGERLTMAQLELQFHHNSYHSPSPGQVLELRLYPASPRGLPRPGRRPLVERSFVQLRKSLLFNLSAALKDGKVPGRNLALVLEISASGRAGDSGTLRSLCASTDAFAATSLLVVTLGQQCQAARSRRSAPTPAVTPSPLCKPRRLYISFSDVGWENWIIAPQGYLANYCRGDCPFPLAAELNSTNHAVLQTMVHSLDPQGTPQPCCVPVRLSPISILYYDNSDNVVLRHYEDMVVDECGCR from the exons ATGTGGCTTCTCCGCAGCCTGGCCTGGGCTCTCCTGAGCCCCGTCCTGGCCACCGAGCTGAGCCCGCAGGAAAGCTCCCTGCTGAAATCGCTGGGTCTGAGCGCCAAGCCCAGCCCCAAAAGCCCCGGCCCGGTGCCGCCCGTGCTCTGGAGGATCTTCCAGAAGAGGAAGACGCTGCCCTGGCCGGACGGAGAGCTGGAGTCCTGCAGGGTGGAGGAGTTTAATGTCCCCGGCAACATCGTCCGTGTCTTCGCCGACCAAG GCCGCTTCCTCCCcgaggggcagccccaggggtgGCTGTGTCTGCGCAAGCTCCTGTTCTTCAACCTCTCCGCGCTCGAGGAGGGCGAGCGCTTGACCATGGCCCAGCTGGAGCTCCAGTTCCACCACAACTCCTACCActcccccagcccggggcaggTTCTGGAGCTCCGGCTGTACCCGGCGTCCCCCCGGGGGCTGCCGCGGCCCGGCCGGAGGCCGCTGGTGGAGCGGTCATTTGTCCAGCTGCGCAAATCCCTCCTGTTCAACCTGAGCGCGGCGCTGAAGGACGGCAAGGTGCCGGGCAGGAATTTGGCCTTGGTGCTGGAGATATCGGCCAGCGGGCGCGCCGGGGACAGCGGGACCCTGCGGAGCCTCTGCGCCAGCACCGACGCCTTCGCGGCCACCTCGCTGCTGGTGGTGACGCtgggccagcagtgccaggctgcccGCAGCAGGAGGAGCGCCCCGACCCCCGCGGTGACCCCCAGCCCCCTGTGCAAGCCCCGCCGGCTCTACATCAGCTTCAGCGACGTGGGCTGGGAGAACTGGATCATCGCCCCCCAGGGCTACCTGGCCAACTACTGCCGCGGGGACTGTCCCTTCCCGCTGGCGGCCGAGCTCAACAGCACCAACCACGCCGTGCTGCAGACCATGGTGCACTCGCTGGACCCGCAGGgcaccccccagccctgctgcgtCCCCGTCAGGCTCTCCCCCATCTCCATCCTCTACTACGACAACAGCGACAACGTGGTGCTGCGGCACTACGAGGACATGGTGGTGGACGAGTGCGGCTGCAGGTAG
- the UPF1 gene encoding regulator of nonsense transcripts 1 isoform X2 produces the protein MSVEAYGPSSQTLTFLDTEEAELLGADTQGSEFEFTDFTLPSQTQTPPGPGQAGPAQGQGPPGAGQGAPGPLEAQVNGPDGILQNGAVDENVAKTSQLLAELNFEEDEEDTYYTKDLPVHACSYCGIHDPACVVYCNTSKKWFCNGRGNTSGSHIVNHLVRAKCKEVTLHKDGPLGETVLECYNCGCRNVFLLGFIPAKADSVVVLLCRQPCASQSSLKDINWDSSQWQPLIQDRCFLSWLVKIPSEQEQLRARQITAQQINKLEELWKENPSATLEDLEKPGVDEEPQHVLLRYEDAYQYQNIFGPLVKLEADYDKKLKESQTQDNITVRWDLGLNKKRIAYFTLPKTDSDMRLMQGDEICLRYKGDLAPLWKGIGHVIKVPDNYGDEIAIELRSSVGAPVEVTHNFQVDFVWKSTSFDRMQSALKTFAVDETSVSGYIYHKLLGHEVEDVIIKCQLPKRFTAQGLPDLNHSQVYAVKTVLQRPLSLIQGPPGTGKTVTSATIVYHLARQGNGPVLVCAPSNIAVDQLTEKIHQTGLKVVRLCAKSREAIDSPVSFLALHNQIRNMDSMPELQKLQQLKDETGELSSADEKRYRALKRTAERELLMNADVICCTCVGAGDPRLAKMQFRSILIDESTQATEPECMVPVVLGAKQLILVGDHCQLGPVVMCKKAAKAGLSQSLFERLVVLGIRPIRLQVQYRMHPALSAFPSNIFYEGSLQNGVTAADRVKKGFDFQWPQPDKPMFFYVTQGQEEIASSGTSYLNRTEAANVEKITTKLLKAGAKPDQIGIITPYEGQRSYLVQYMQFSGSLHTKLYQEVEIASVDAFQGREKDFIILSCVRANEHQGIGFLNDPRRLNVALTRARYGVIIVGNPKALSKQPLWNHLLNYYKEQKVLVEGPLNNLRESLMQFSKPRKLVNTINPGARFMTTAMYDAREAIIPGSVYDRSSQGRPSNMYFQTHDQIGMISAGPSHVTAMNIPIPFNLVMPPMPPPGYFGQANGPAAGRGAPKGKTGRGGRQKNRFGIPGTSQSNLPNSQASQDVVSQPFSQGPLTQGYISMSQPSQMSQPGLSQPELSQDSYLGDEFKSQIDVALSQDSTYQGERAYQHGGVTGLSQY, from the exons atgagCGTGGAGGCGTACGGCCCCAGCTCGCAGACCCTCACCTTCCTGGACACCGAGGAGGCCGAGCTGCTCGGCGCCGACACGCAAGGCTCCGAGTTCGAGTTCACCGACTTCACCCTCCCCAGCCAGACGCAAAccccgcccgggcccggccAGGCGGGGCCGGCGCAGGGCCAGGGGCCCCCCGGCGCGGGGCAGGGAGCTCCGGGCCCGCTGGAAGCGCAG GTGAACGGTCCCGATGGGATCCTGCAGAATGGAGCCGTGGATGAGAACGTGGCCAAGAccagccagctcctggcagagctcaacttcgaggaggatgaggaggacaCTTACTACACCAAGGATCTCCCTGTGCACGCCTGCAG TTACTGTGGCATCCACGACCCTGCCTGTGTGGTTTACTGCAACACCAGCAAGAAATGGTTCTGCAACGGGCGTGGAAACACCTCTGGCAG CCACATCGTGAACCACCTGGTGAGAGCCAAGTGCAAGGAGGTGACTCTGCACAAGGATGGGCCTCTGGGAGAGACCGTGCTGGAGTGCTACAACTGCGGCTGCCGCAACGTCTTCCTGCTGGGCTTCATCCCAGCCAAGGCTGACTCCGTGGTGGTTCTGCTGTGCAG GCAGCCTTgtgccagccagagcagcttgAAGGACATCAACTGGGACAGTTCCCAGTGGCAGCCCCTGATCCAGGACCGCTGCTTCCTCTCCTGGCTGGTGAAGATCCCCtcggagcaggagcagctccggGCCCGGCAGATCACAGCCCAGCAGATCAACaagctggaggagctctggAAG GAAAATCCATCTGCAACCCTCGAGGACTTGGAAAAACCTGGTGTTGATGAGGAACCCCAGCATGTCCTGCTTAGATATGAAGATGCTTATCAATACCAAAATATATTTGGTCCTCTGGTCAAGCTTGAGGCAGATTATGACAAGAAACTCAAGGAATCTCAG ACCCAAGATAACATCACAGTCAGGTGGGACCTGGGCTTGAACAAGAAGAGAATTGCTTATTTCACTTTGCCAAAGACTGATTCAG ACATGCGCCTCATGCAAGGAGATGAGATCTGCCTGAGGTACAAGGGAGACCTGGCCCCCCTCTGGAAAGGAATTGGGCACGTGATCAAAGTTCCTGATA ATTATGGTGATGAGATAGCCATCGAGCTGAGGAGCAGCGTGGGGGCTCCCGTGGAGGTCACTCACAACTTCCAGGTGGATTTTGTGTGGAAATCCACTTCCTTTGACAG gATGCAGAGTGCTCTGAAAACGTTTGCAGTGGACGAGACCTCGGTGTCTGGGTACATTTACCACAAACTGCTGGGCCACGAGGTGGAAGATGTCATCATCAAATGCCAGCTGCCAAAACGCTTCACAGCCCAGGGACTCCCTGATCTCAACCACTCTCAG gtttatGCTGTCAAGACCGTCCTTCAGCGTCCTCTGAGCCTTATCCAGGGTccccctggcactgggaaaaCAGTGACATCAGCCACCATCGTGTATCACCTGGCCAGGCAGGGCAATGG GCCTGTGCTGGTGTGTGCCCCCAGCAACATCGCTGTGGATCAGCTGACAGAGAAGATCCACCAGACTGGCCTCAAGGTGGTTCGTCTGTGTGCCAAGAGCCGCGAGGCCATCGACTCCCCCGTGTccttcctggccctgcacaacCAGATCAGGAACATGGACAG catgCCAGagcttcagaagctgcagcagctcaaggATGAGACTGGAGAACTTTCCTCTGCTGATGAGAAGCGTTACCGGGCGCTGAAGCGCACGGCAGAGCGGGAGCTGCTGATG AACGCCGATGTGATCTGCTGCACCTGTGTGGGAGCTGGAGATCCCAGGCTGGCCAAGATGCAGTTCCGCTCCATCCTCATCGACGAGAGCACGCAGGCCACCGAGCCGGAGTGCATGGTGCCCGTGGTCCTGGGGGCAAAGCAG CTGATCCTGGTGGGTGACCACTGCCAGCTGGGGCCTGTGGTGATGTGCAAGAAGGCAGCCAAGGCTGGGCTGTCGCAGTCGCTGTTTGAGaggctggtggtgctgggcaTCCGGCCCATCCGGCTGCAGGTGCAGTACCGCATGCACCCCGCGCTCAGCGCCTTCCCCTCCAACATCTTCTACGAGGGGTCCCTCCAGAACGGGGTCACTGCAG CTGACAGGGTGAAGAAAGGCTTTGATTTCCAGTGGCCCCAGCCTGACAAACCCATGTTCTTCTACGTgacccagggacaggaggagattGCCAGCTCAGGCACCTCTTACCTGAACAG GACGGAGGCTGCCAACGTGGAGAAGATCACCACGAAGCTGCTCAAGGCTGGGGCCAAGCCTGACCAGATTGGCATCATCACCCCCTACGAGGGGCAGCGCTCCTACCTGGTGCAGTACATGCAGTTCAGTGGCTCCCTGCACACCAAGCTCTACCAG GAAGTGGAAATTGCAAGTGTGGACGCcttccagggcagggagaaggatTTCATCATCCTGTCCTGTGTGAGGGCCAACGAACACCAGGGCATTGGCTTCCTCAACGACCCCAGGAGGCTCAACGTGGCCCTGACAAGAGCCAG GTATGGGGTGATCATTGTGGGGAACCccaaagccctgtccaagcaGCCCCTCTGGAATCACCTCCTGAATTACTACAAGGAGCAGAAGGTGCTGGTGGAGGGGCCCCTGAACAACCTGCGGGAGAGCCTCATGCAGTTCAGCAAACCCCGCAAGCTCGTCAACACCATCAACCCC GGTGCCCGTTTCATGACCACTGCCATGTATGATGCACGAGAGGCCATCATCCCTGGCTCTGTCTACGACCGCAGCAGCCAAG ggcGTCCATCCAACATGTACTTCCAAACCCACGACCAGATTGGGATGATCAGTGCTGGCCCCAGCCACGTCACTGCCATGAACATTCCCATCCCCTTCAACCTCGTGATGCCCCCGATGCCGCCCCCGGGATACTTCGGCCAGGCCAACGGCCCCGCTGCAG GCCGTGGCGCTCCCAAAGGGAAGACCGGCCGTGGCGGGCGGCAGAAAAACCGATTTGGGATTCCTGGCACGAGCCAGTCCAACCTCCCCAACAGCCAGGCCAGCCAGGACGTGGTGTCCCAGCCCTTCTCCCAGGGCCCCCTGACCCAGGGCTACATCTCCATGAGCCAGCCCTCACAGATGAGTCAGCCTGGGCTCTCCCAGCCGGAATTATCCCAG GACAGTTACCTTGGTGATGAGTTTAAATCCCAGATTGACGTGGCGCTGTCACAGGACTCAACTTACCAGGGGGAACGAGCATATCAACATGGTGGAGTGACGGGACTGTCACAGTATTAG